From the Tripterygium wilfordii isolate XIE 37 chromosome 6, ASM1340144v1, whole genome shotgun sequence genome, one window contains:
- the LOC120001131 gene encoding photosystem I reaction center subunit XI, chloroplastic-like: MKQPQPQASKILLSHFLWIMDRGLGITFIPTKTRPFISTFLCFEEAIINQDSIMATASPMASQLKSTFTSPITRTLVSPKGLSGSALRVLPSTSRRFSSFTIKAIQSEKPTYQVIQPINGDPFIGSLETPITSSPLIAWYLSNLPAYRTAVSPLLRGIEVGLAHGYLLVGPFVITGPLRNTPYAGGAGSLAAAGLVVILSICLTMYGVASFNEGEPSTAPSLTLTGRKKEPDQLQTADGWAKFSGGFFFGGISGVIWAYFLLYVLDLPYYVK; the protein is encoded by the exons ATGAAACAACCACAGCCACAAGCCTCAAAGATCTTGCTCTCACATTTTTTATGGATTATGGACCGTGGACTTGGTATTACTTTTATACCCACCAAAACCAGACCTTTCATTTCTACATTCCTCTGTTTTGAAGAAGCCATAATCAATCAGGATTCAATTATGGCCACTGCTTCTCCAATGGCTAGCCAGCTCAAGTCTACCTTCACTTCACCAATCACAAGAACTCTGGTCTCTCCCAAAGGTCTCTCAGGATCTGCTCTTAGGGTTCTGCCTTCAACTTCAAGGAGATTTTCTTCCTTCACCATCAAAGCCATTCAATCTGAAAAG CCCACTTATCAAGTGATACAGCCCATCAACGGAGACCCATTCATTGGCAGCCTTGAAACACCAATAACCTCAAGCCCATTGATAGCCTGGTACCTCTCTAACCTTCCGGCCTACAGGACTGCAGTCAGCCCACTCCTAAGAGGCATTGAAGTGGGCCTGGCCCATGGGTACCTCCTCGTTGGCCCATTCGTCATAACCGGCCCCTTGAGGAACACCCCATATGCAGGAGGAGCAGGTTCCCTTGCAGCTGCAGGACTTGTTGTGATACTCAGCATCTGCTTGACGATGTATGGAGTTGCGTCCTTCAATGAAGGAGAGCCGTCCACTGCTCCATCACTGACCTTGACAGGGAGGAAGAAGGAGCCTGATCAGCTCCAAACTGCTGATGGGtgggccaagttcagtggtGGGTTCTTCTTCGGAGGGATCTCTGGTGTCATTTGGGCTTACTTCCTCCTTTATGTCCTTGACCTCCCTTACTACGTCAAGTGA
- the LOC120000123 gene encoding protein METHYLENE BLUE SENSITIVITY 1-like, producing MTGKAKPKKHTAKEIAAKVDAAMTNRGGGKAGLADRSGVEKGGHSKLECPLCKVTAPDIKSMQIHHDAKHPKIPFDESKLSNLHSSVAPEPSKTKPGVRGSLKK from the coding sequence ATGACGGGGAAGGCGAAGCCGAAGAAGCACACGGCCAAGGAGATCGCGGCGAAGGTCGATGCGGCGATGACGAACAGGGGCGGAGGCAAGGCCGGGCTCGCTGACCGGTCCGGGGTGGAGAAGGGCGGCCACTCCAAGCTGGAATGCCCTCTCTGCAAGGTTACTGCTCCTGATATCAAGTCTATGCAGATCCATCACGATGCGAAGCACCCTAAGATCCCATTCGATGAGTCCAAGCTCAGCAATCTCCACTCCTCCGTTGCCCCTGAGCCGAGCAAGACTAAACCCGGTGTTAGGGGAAGCCTCAAGAAGTGA
- the LOC120001135 gene encoding CRIB domain-containing protein RIC4 translates to MIRDRMERLVLLPFSIGCVSESSVVLGASTDQSNRPRTKTDTINSLSRTKEDDEESSSSDHSMKNSMRFLQSLPKPHISTGFHRLFRTLSHLFVYKEDMEDGDLEMEMEIGGPTDVKHVTHIGWDNLIGPELLSLPSPTSPPPPKQFE, encoded by the exons ATGATCAGAGATAGAATGGAAAGACTTGTACTCCTTCCTTTCTCTATTGGTTGTGTCTCTGAATCAAGTGTGGTTTTGGGTGCTAGTACTGATCAAAGCAACAGGCCTAGAACTAAAACAGACACAATCAACTCATTATCAA GGACGAAAGAAGACGACGAGGAAAGCTCATCCAGTGATCATAGTATGAAGAATTCAATGAGGTTTCTCCAGTCTCTTCCAAAGCCTCACATTTCCACTGGATTTCACAGGCTTTTCAGGACCTTGTCTCATTTGTTTG TGTACAAGGAAGACATGGAAGATGGTGATCTAGAGATGGAGATGGAAATAGGTGGCCCAACAGATGTGAAGCATGTGACACACATTGGGTGGGACAATCTCATTGGCCCTGAATTGCTCTCTCTTCCTTCCCctacttctcctcctcctcctaagCAATTTGAGTAA
- the LOC119999468 gene encoding tyrosine-protein phosphatase DSP3-like encodes MYVIMEGEEGEGGLVPPGNFSMVEDGIYRSGFPQPANFGFIETLNLRSIIYLCPEPYPEENFEFLRSQNIQLFQFGMEGKTEPPVSIPKDPIMKALKVLTDVRNHPILIHCKRGKHRTGCLVGCFRKLQNWCLSSVFEEYQRFAGKKSRTTDLQFMETFDVLSLRQCLYSLIYQYQGYGSKKRRLLYMEENAQKPQISSM; translated from the exons ATGTATGTCATCATGGAAGGCGAGGAAGGCGAGGGAGGTTTGGTGCCGCCTGGGAACTTCTCGATGGTGGAAGACGGCATTTACAGATCTGGATTCCCTCAACCTGCCAATTTCGGTTTTATTGAAACCCTAAATCTTCGCTCCATTAT ATACTTGTGTCCTGAACCCTATCCAGAAGAGAACTTTGAGTTCCTTCGATCTCAAAATATTCAGCTGTTCCAGTTTGGAATGGAGGGGAAGACG GAGCCTCCTGTATCGATACCCAAAGATCCTATCATGAAGGCACTGAAAGTCCTAACTG ATGTGAGAAACCATCCTATTctcattcattgcaaaagaggGAAG CATCGAACTGGTTGTCTGGTTGGTTGCTTCAGGAAATTGCAAAATTGGTGCTTGTCTTCTGTGTTTGAGGAATACCAACGTTTCGCTGGAAAAAAATCCAGGACCACAGATTTGCAATTCATGGAAACATTTGATGTATTGAGCCTCAGGCAATGCCTATACAGCCTTATTTACCAATATCAAGGATATGGTTCGAAGAAGAGGCGATTGCTTTACATGGAAGAGAATGCACAGAAGCCCCAAATATCTTCCATGTAG
- the LOC120001128 gene encoding pentatricopeptide repeat-containing protein At5g16860-like — MRWACSITNPLLKRVQFPSLVTIATDGVVNTLEFFHQYQTRSHGSSVSGDYTNVLMVEALHAQSVKDGSLQNLSMNNYLLDLYVKSSNLHCAHKLFDEMPTQDVRSWTILVSGFARNGYPTVVFECFRKMQTEGVCPNQITLSIVFKCCSSLREFRNGMAIHGWILRNGIAEDIVLENSILDHYVKCRAFDYAIRLFGLMKQKDTVSWNIMIGAYLLLGDVEKSVDLFRSLPFKDVASWNTLLNGLTRNGFERAAVKLLYEMVESGPPLNEFSFSVALVMVSSLSILKLGKQIHSQVLRLGIHNDGFIRNSLVDMYCKCGKMGEALAIFRKMPMENLTVQSEKAATYDKSMEEIVLCSSIVSGYVRNGDYKDAMKTFSTLVCKHVKVDGFTLTSIVSACANARNLGYGRQVHGYIQKVGQKVDTHLGSSLIDMYSKCGSLNDAGMIFRETKSANVVVWTSMISACALHGQGEEALQLFDNMITEGIRPNEVTFVGVLTACSHTGQLEEGCRYFSLMKEYGIKPGIEHFTCIVDLYGRAGHLTKVKEFIDENGISHLTAVWRSFLSSCCLHKNVEMGKWVSEMLLQLEPSDAGPYVLSSNMFANSHSWEEVARVRTLMQQRGVNKLPGQSRI, encoded by the coding sequence ATGAGATGGGCTTGCTCCATCACCAATCCACTTTTGAAGCGAGTTCAATTTCCTTCTCTGGTTACTATAGCTACGGATGGTGTCGTGAACACCCTTGAATTTTTTCACCAGTACCAAACCCGAAGTCATGGTTCTTCAGTGTCAGGTGATTACACTAATGTTCTAATGGTAGAGGCACTTCACGCACAGTCCGTGAAAGATGGGTCTCTTCAAAATCTTTCTATGAATAACTATCTCTTGGATTTGTATGTTAAATCATCAAATCTGCATTGCGCACACAAGCTGTTCGATGAAATGCCCACTCAAGATGTGAGGTCGTGGACTATTCTTGTGTCCGGTTTTGCTCGAAATGGGTATCCGACAGTGGTTTTCGAGTGTTTCAGGAAGATGCAAACTGAGGGTGTTTGTCCAAATCAGATTACCCTGTCTATTGTTTTCAAGTGTTGCTCTAGTCTGCGTGAGTTTAGGAATGGGATGGCAATTCATGGGTGGATACTGAGAAATGGCATTGCCGAAGACATCGTGTTGGAGAATTCGATTCTTGACCATTATGTGAAATGCAGGGCGTTTGATTATGCGATAAGGCTGTTTGGATTGATGAAACAGAAAGATACTGTATCATGGAATATAATGATTGGTGCATATTTGCTTCTAGGGGATGTGGAGAAGTCTGTCGATTTGTTTAGAAGCCTGCCCTTCAAAGATGTTGCCAGTTGGAATACACTACTAAATGGACTCACGCGAAATGGGTTCGAGAGAGCTGCAGTGAAGCTGCTTTATGAGATGGTGGAAAGTGGTCCTCCATTAAACGAATTCTCCTTTTCTGTAGCTTTAGTTATGGTCTCAAGTTTGTCAATATTGAAACTAGGGAAACAAATTCATAGCCAGGTTTTGAGACTTGGAATTCACAATGATGGATTCATAAGAAATTCACTTGTGGATATGTATTGCAAATGTGGGAAGATGGGGGAGGCATTAGCCATCTTCAGAAAAATGCCAATGGAAAATTTGACGGTACAAAGTGAGAAGGCCGCCACTTACGATAAATCAATGGAGGAAATTGTTTTGTGTAGTTCAATTGTTTCTGGGTATGTTCGAAATGGAGATTACAAAGATGCTATGAAAACATTTAGCACTTTGGTTTGCAAGCATGTTAAGGTGGATGGATTTACCCTTACAAGCATTGTTTCTGCTTGTGCTAACGCTAGGAATTTAGGATATGGTCGACAGGTCCATGGCTACATCCAGAAAGTTGGGCAAAAGGTGGATACTCACTTGGGCTCTTCGTTGATTGATATGTACAGCAAATGTGGAAGCTTGAACGATGCTGGGATGATTTTTAGAGAAACTAAGAGTGCAAATGTTGTCGTTTGGACTTCCATGATCTCTGCCTGTGCTTTACATGGGCAAGGAGAGGAAGCTCTGCAATTATTTGATAATATGATCACTGAAGGAATTAGACCTAATGAGGTTACATTTGTAGGGGTTTTAACTGCATGCAGCCATACAGGACAGCTTGAAGAAGGCTGCAGATATTTTAGCTTGATGAAAGAATATGGCATCAAAcctggaattgagcatttcacTTGTATCGTTGATCTTTATGGTCGTGCTGGCCACTTGACTAAGGTGAAGGAGTTCATTGATGAAAATGGTATCTCACATCTGACTGCAGTTTGGAGGTCATTTCTCTCTTCTTGTTGccttcacaaaaatgtggagATGGGAAAATGGGTTTCAGAGATGCTACTGCAGCTGGAACCATCTGATGCAGGTCCTTATGTTTTATCATCAAATATGTTTGCCAACAGTCATAGTTGGGAAGAGGTGGCTAGAGTGAGGACTTTGATGCAACAGAGAGGGGTTAACAAACTCCCTGGTCAATCTAGGATCTAA